In Vibrio stylophorae, the genomic stretch GTTCTAGGTGCTGGCATTATGGGCGGTGGCATTAGTTACCAAGCGGCACTAACTGGCAGTCATGTGGTGATGAAAGATATCGCGCAGCCTGCGCTTGACCATGGTATGAATGAAGCCAGCAAACGACTCACCCAACTAAGTCAACGTGGCCGAATTAATGCGCAGCAGCTCAGTGATACCCTCACCCGCATTCAACCCACCCTCAGCGAACAACCACTGGCCGATCGCCAACTGGTGATTGAAGCTGTGGTGGAAAATGCAGAGGTCAAAGCAAAGGTGCTGAGCCAACTTGAACAACAAGTAGATGCGCACACGATTTTAGCCTCCAACACCTCGACCATCGCTATTGACCAACTTGCTCAATCCTTACAACGACCTGAAAATTTCTGCGGCATGCACTTTTTTAACCCTGTCCATCGCATGCCATTAGTGGAGGTGATTCGCGGCCGACAAACCAGTGATAAAGCAATCGCGCAAGTCGTGGCGCTAGCGCAAAAGATGAAGAAAACCGCCATTGTGGTCGGTGACTGTCCCGGATTTTTCGTCAATCGCGTGCTCTTCCCCTACTTCCTTGCCTTTGATCTCCTGCTCGCACAGGGAGAGCCTTTGGAAAAAATTGATCGCATGATGAGCCAAAGCTTCGGCTGGCCCATGGGACCAGGTTTATTACTTGATGTGATTGGTTTAGATACCGCCCACCATGCTATGCAAGTGATGGCTGCGGGATACCCAGAGCGTATGCAAGGACGCGAAAACAACTTCATTAGCCAACTGCATCAGGCTCAGTGCTGGGGCCAGAAGAATGAACAAGGCTTCTATCGCTATCATCTGGATAAGCGCGGGCGCAGGCAACAGCAGATCAATCCGCAATTCCAGCAATGGTTCGGCGCACCTCAAGATCAGCTCTCCACCCAGCAGGTGATGCTGCGCATGATGGCCCCACTACTCAACGAAGTGGTGCGCTGCTTAGCTGAAGGGATCATCGACAGTCCAGAAGCAGCAGATATGGCGCTGGTCTACGGCTTAGGGTTTCCACCATTTCGCGGCGGCCCCTGTCGCTATCTCGACAGCATTGGTATTGCCCATTATCTCGAGCAAATCGCACCGCTTGAAGCGATCTCGCCACTCTATCAAGCACCACAAAAACTGCATGAGATGGCCGCTCAACAAACAGGTTTCTATCCCCTGACACAGGAGGTGGCTTATGCATGAAGTGGTGATTGTTGATTGTCTTCGTACGCCCATGGGCCGCTCAAAAGAAGGCGCTTTTCGACATGTACGTGCAGAATCACTCGCAGCTGATCTCATGCGCGCCATGATGGCTCGCCACCCTGAACTTAGTGATAACGCATTAAGCGATATTTACTGGGGCTGCGTCCAGCAAACGCGTGAGCAAGGTTTCAATATCGCGCGCAATGCGGCGCTACTTGCCGGTATCGCCAATACTGTCCCTGCCGTCACCGTCAACAGGCTTTGTGGCTCGGCGATGCAAGCGGTACATGATGCCAGTCGCGCTATTATGGTGGGTGATGCGCAGTGCTGCCTGGCCGGTGGCGTTGAACATATGGGGCATGTTGCCATGACTGATGGTATCGATTTTCACCCTCAGCTCAGTCGCCACCTGTCACAGGCCTCGCTGCAGATGGGACTTACCGCCGAAATGCTGGCGAGAATTCATGGCATTACACGCCAAGAGCAAGACGCCTTTGCCCTGCGCTCACATCAACTTGCCCATGCTGCGCAGCAGCGCGGCGAGTTTGCCGAAGTGATCGCCCCACGCGAAGGACATGATGCGGACGGCAATCTCTATCAAGTTCATGATGATGAGGTAATTCGTGCCGATGCGACCTTAGAACAGCTCAGCGCCCTTAAACCTGTATTTGATCCTGCCAATGGCACGGTGACCGCTGGTAATGCCTCAGCCCTGTCCGATGGCGCGGCAACCTTAATGCTGGCCAGCCGCCCCTTTGCTGAAAGTATGGGACTGCCCATTCGCGCAGCCGTTCGTGCAATGACAGTCACCGGCTGCGATCCAGCCATTATGGGTTATGGTCCAGTCCCTGCCACTCAGCAGTTACTGAAAAAAATGCATCTCAAAATGCGAGATATTGATGTGATTGAGCTCAATGAAGCCTTTGCCGCGCAAGCCATTCCCTGCGTTCGTGAGCTTGGATTGGCTGACCAGATCGATGATAAGGTGAATCTTCAAGGCGGCGCCATTGCGCTGGGTCATCCACTGGGTTGCTCCGGTGCCCGTATTCTGACCAACCTAGTACAAAACCTTGAGCTTAAAGATGGTGCCATGGGCATTGCCACTATGTGTATTGGTCTGGGTCAGGGCATCGCTACGCTGATTGAGCGTCTCGATTAAACACCCAGATAACAAGCAATAAAAAAGCCAGCATCAATGCTGGCTTTCTTTTCACACCTTAAATCTAAAATAGGCAGGGTTAGATTTCATCACCTACAGCCAGTTTTAGCTTTTTCAATGCGTTTTTCTCAAGCTGACGAATACGCTCTGCTGATACTTGGTAGTGATCCGCCAAATCTTGCAAAGTGGCTTTTGGATCATCCAACCAACGGGCGCGAATAATATGTTGGCTACGCTCATCCAGTGATGACAAGGCACGAGAGAGTTTATCCGTGGCGTGGTTTTCCCAGTTATCCGCTTCAATATTGGCTGCAAGATCGGAGCTTTTATCTTCAAGATAAAGCACGGGCGCGGCGATCATATCACCGCTGTCATCTTCCACTGGCATATCAAAGCCAGCATCTTGCGCCGATAGACGTGCTTCCATCTCACGCACATCTTTCACATCAACACCTAGCTCGCTGGCAACCATATTGACTTCAGCATCGCTAAACCAGCCAAGGCGTTGTTTATTTTTACGTAGATTGAAGAACAATTTACGCTGCGCTTTGGTCGTCGCCACTTTGACGATACGCCAGTTACGCAAAACATATTCATGAATTTCAGCTTTGATCCAGTGCACGGCAAAAGAGACCAAACGCACCCCTACTTCAGGGTTAAAACGTTTCACCGCCTTCATCAGGCCGATGTTGCCCTCTTGTACCAAGTCATTGAGTGGCAGGCCATAGCCTGAATAGCCACGAGCAATATGCACAACAAAACGCAGGTGTGAGAGGATCAGCTGTTTTGCTGCCTCGATGTCACCATGGTAATGGAGACGTTCAGCCAGCTCGCGCTCCTGCTCAGCCGTGAGCATGTCAAACTTGCTCACCTTCTGTAGATAGCTATCAATACTATCTTTTGGAACTAAAGCCATCGAATACATCTCAGTGCTCATTGATTCTCCTCAAAGGACATTCGGTCGATGATCAAAATCTAGCCTGTCATTATGAACGCAAACTGAAGCAAAGTTCAATCTATCGCTGCAATTTTATACCGGCTCAATTTCACGCAGATGACGATTAGATGCCATCTTCGCCGCTAGCCACCCCATAATGGTGGCCACCATTAAGAGTAGTCCGGTCTCATCTAGGTTCAGTCCGATTAGCGAAAAGTTGCCATCATAGAGCGATGCCAAATGCGCCACCGCGCCATCGAGCAAAATAATTGCAATGGCGGTAAAGACCCAAGCAGTAGCGGCTGAAAGCAAACCGAACCATACACCGGTATAAAGATAAGGCCGCAAAATAAAGCTATCTGTGGCCCCCACCAGCTTCATCACTTGAATTTCTTCTTTATGGCTAAGCACTTGCAAACGCAGGGTGTTACCAATCACCAAGAACACCGCAGCAAGCATGATCACCACAAAGACAATCACCAAGCGCTCGGCCAAAGACTTAATCGCGGTAAGTCGCTGTAGCCAATCACTATCGAGGCGTACCTCATCCACCAGCACCTGCTCGCCAAGCTTTGCTGCTAAGGCTTGCGCCTTGCCATTTTGCTGCCACTCTGGTTTTGGCAAAATGATAAATACACCTGGCAGCGGGTTCTCTTGTAGCAAGGTCACCGACTCTTCAAAACCAACGTAATCGCGAAACTGACGTAAGCCCTCATCAGGTGACACGTAATCGATGCTTTCAATCTCCGGCCACATCGATAGCTCTTGCTGCAGATTTTCAATGCGCTCAGGCATGGCGTTTTTCAGCAAATAAGCACTGAGCTGCGTGGGATGTTTCCAGCCAGAAGCCACCGAGGAGATATTCTTAGCCACCAAATAGAAAGTGGTCGGCAAAGTTAGCGCCAGCGCCAACACTAAAATCGTCAGTAGGCTACCCAGCGGACGTTGGCGAATATCATCAAAAGCTTGCTTGGCATGAATTTGATGCTGCGCAAAAAAGCCAACGCGCGCTGGCGCTTTTGCTTTGGCGGTACGCTTAGAACGCGCCATGAGTCACCTCACGTAAGTGGCCTTGTTGCAGATCAAAATGGCGGTGCTGATGTTGCCCGATCAAGGTTTGATCATGGGTGGCAATTAACACAGTCACGCCAGCTGCATTAAACTCTTCAAACAAAGACATAATTTGTCGCGACAACGCCGCATCCAAGTTACCGGTCGGTTCGTCCGCAAGTAATAACATGGGGCGATTGACAATCGCACGGGCAATCCCCACACGCTGCTGCTCACCACCGGAAAGCTGCATCGGCAAGCATTTGGTTTTATCCAATAAACCCACCTTATCCAGCGCGGCCATCACTCGTTTATTGGTTTCATGCTCTGGCATACCCTCAACGCGCAATGGCATCGCCACGTTTTCATAAACCGTGCGATTAAGCAGCAATTTATGATCTTGGAAAATCACGCCGATACGACGACGTAAAAAAGGAATGTGCTTATTGGGAATCCGTGTAATGTCGTGGCCATTAAAGCGAATCGCGCCATCGGACGGGCGTTCAATGGCGCAAATAAGTTTCAACAGGGTACTTTTCCCTGCACCTGAGTGTCCGGTTAAAAAAGCAATGTCCTTCGGCGGCAGATGAAAATCCACCTTTTGCAGCGCTTGGCGACCGCCGCGATAAGCCTTGCTGACCTGTTGAAACTCAATCACTCGCTACTCCTCGCGACTAAATAGTGCCTCGATAAAATCGTTGGCATCAAATGGGCGCAAATCATCAATACCTTCACCAATGCCGATAAAGCGAATTGGAATTGCAAACTGATCTGCGAGCGCAAAAATCACCCCACCTTTGGCAGTACCGTCCAATTTGGTCAAGGTAATGCCAGTCACAGGCGCCACTTCGCTAAATAGCTTGGTTTGGCTAATCGCATTTTGACCCGTGCTAGCATCAATGGTCAGCATAATTTCATGCGGCGCACTGTCATCTAATTTCTTCATTACTCTAACGATTTTGCGCAGCTCTTCCATCAAATTCGATTTGTTTTGCAAGCGGCCTGCGGTATCTGCAATCACCACATCAATGTTGCGTGCTTTTGCAGCTTGAATCGCATCGAAAATCACGGAGGCGCTATCAGCACCAGTATGCTGTGCAACCACAGGAACGTCGTTACGCTCACCCCAAACTTGCAACTGCTCAACCGCCGCTGCGCGGAAGGTATCACCAGCGGCCAACATCACTGATTTACCTTCACTTTGGAATTTCTTCGCCAGCTTACCAATGGTGGTGGTTTTACCCACGCCATTGACGCCAACCATCAAAATGACATAAGGCTTGTGTGCTTCGATTTGCAGTGGCGCATCCACGCGATTGAGCATGCCGGCCATTTCATCTTTCAGCAGGCCATACAGTGCTTCTGCGTTTTTGAGCTGACCACGACTGGCTTTATCCGTCAGGGTATTGATGATTTTTTGTGTGGTATCCATGCCCACATCGGCAATGAGTAGCTGCTCTTCTAGCTCTTCATAGAGATCGTCATCAATCTGCTTGCCTTTAAATAGGCTAAAGAAACCCGAGCCAATATTGCTGCGTGTTTTACTCAAACCACGACGAAGACGAGCAAAGAAACCCGCTTTCTTTTCAGCTGGCGCTTCTTCGACAACA encodes the following:
- the rpoH gene encoding RNA polymerase sigma factor RpoH, which translates into the protein MSTEMYSMALVPKDSIDSYLQKVSKFDMLTAEQERELAERLHYHGDIEAAKQLILSHLRFVVHIARGYSGYGLPLNDLVQEGNIGLMKAVKRFNPEVGVRLVSFAVHWIKAEIHEYVLRNWRIVKVATTKAQRKLFFNLRKNKQRLGWFSDAEVNMVASELGVDVKDVREMEARLSAQDAGFDMPVEDDSGDMIAAPVLYLEDKSSDLAANIEADNWENHATDKLSRALSSLDERSQHIIRARWLDDPKATLQDLADHYQVSAERIRQLEKNALKKLKLAVGDEI
- the ftsY gene encoding signal recognition particle-docking protein FtsY — translated: MTESVEVVASEDVAEQAEVESCEAQALESEPLEDTPVILEEIEPAAEVAESSTDVTTEAVVEETQEVEEAVTAEEEVAVVETEAVNATVAAEESVEVASVVEEAPAEKKAGFFARLRRGLSKTRSNIGSGFFSLFKGKQIDDDLYEELEEQLLIADVGMDTTQKIINTLTDKASRGQLKNAEALYGLLKDEMAGMLNRVDAPLQIEAHKPYVILMVGVNGVGKTTTIGKLAKKFQSEGKSVMLAAGDTFRAAAVEQLQVWGERNDVPVVAQHTGADSASVIFDAIQAAKARNIDVVIADTAGRLQNKSNLMEELRKIVRVMKKLDDSAPHEIMLTIDASTGQNAISQTKLFSEVAPVTGITLTKLDGTAKGGVIFALADQFAIPIRFIGIGEGIDDLRPFDANDFIEALFSREE
- the fadA gene encoding acetyl-CoA C-acyltransferase FadA yields the protein MHEVVIVDCLRTPMGRSKEGAFRHVRAESLAADLMRAMMARHPELSDNALSDIYWGCVQQTREQGFNIARNAALLAGIANTVPAVTVNRLCGSAMQAVHDASRAIMVGDAQCCLAGGVEHMGHVAMTDGIDFHPQLSRHLSQASLQMGLTAEMLARIHGITRQEQDAFALRSHQLAHAAQQRGEFAEVIAPREGHDADGNLYQVHDDEVIRADATLEQLSALKPVFDPANGTVTAGNASALSDGAATLMLASRPFAESMGLPIRAAVRAMTVTGCDPAIMGYGPVPATQQLLKKMHLKMRDIDVIELNEAFAAQAIPCVRELGLADQIDDKVNLQGGAIALGHPLGCSGARILTNLVQNLELKDGAMGIATMCIGLGQGIATLIERLD
- the ftsE gene encoding cell division ATP-binding protein FtsE gives rise to the protein MIEFQQVSKAYRGGRQALQKVDFHLPPKDIAFLTGHSGAGKSTLLKLICAIERPSDGAIRFNGHDITRIPNKHIPFLRRRIGVIFQDHKLLLNRTVYENVAMPLRVEGMPEHETNKRVMAALDKVGLLDKTKCLPMQLSGGEQQRVGIARAIVNRPMLLLADEPTGNLDAALSRQIMSLFEEFNAAGVTVLIATHDQTLIGQHQHRHFDLQQGHLREVTHGAF
- the ftsX gene encoding permease-like cell division protein FtsX yields the protein MARSKRTAKAKAPARVGFFAQHQIHAKQAFDDIRQRPLGSLLTILVLALALTLPTTFYLVAKNISSVASGWKHPTQLSAYLLKNAMPERIENLQQELSMWPEIESIDYVSPDEGLRQFRDYVGFEESVTLLQENPLPGVFIILPKPEWQQNGKAQALAAKLGEQVLVDEVRLDSDWLQRLTAIKSLAERLVIVFVVIMLAAVFLVIGNTLRLQVLSHKEEIQVMKLVGATDSFILRPYLYTGVWFGLLSAATAWVFTAIAIILLDGAVAHLASLYDGNFSLIGLNLDETGLLLMVATIMGWLAAKMASNRHLREIEPV
- the fadB gene encoding fatty acid oxidation complex subunit alpha FadB, which translates into the protein MGYISETIVVREHEDAIAELCFCAPSHVNVLSLDTLGYLEQAVDYLQAQPHLKALILTSDKPSFIVGANIHEFLNLFSGPSEHLKLWLNRANHVFNNLSALPFPTIVAIDGHALGGGCELALACDFRIATPRANIGLPETKLGIIPGFGGTVRLPRVIGLDSAMALITQGKTLRATQALEQGLIDAIVAPEQLFSSACKLAHSAMTLDLDWQQRRTEKAAPLPLSQVELTLSEQCAKSITLQQSGGHYPAPMAAIQSLIQGAPCNADEALAIETQIFAHLVDSDSTRALVGLFLADQVIKQQAKQYGKTEAPERVGVLGAGIMGGGISYQAALTGSHVVMKDIAQPALDHGMNEASKRLTQLSQRGRINAQQLSDTLTRIQPTLSEQPLADRQLVIEAVVENAEVKAKVLSQLEQQVDAHTILASNTSTIAIDQLAQSLQRPENFCGMHFFNPVHRMPLVEVIRGRQTSDKAIAQVVALAQKMKKTAIVVGDCPGFFVNRVLFPYFLAFDLLLAQGEPLEKIDRMMSQSFGWPMGPGLLLDVIGLDTAHHAMQVMAAGYPERMQGRENNFISQLHQAQCWGQKNEQGFYRYHLDKRGRRQQQINPQFQQWFGAPQDQLSTQQVMLRMMAPLLNEVVRCLAEGIIDSPEAADMALVYGLGFPPFRGGPCRYLDSIGIAHYLEQIAPLEAISPLYQAPQKLHEMAAQQTGFYPLTQEVAYA